A region from the Saccharomonospora azurea NA-128 genome encodes:
- a CDS encoding inositol-3-phosphate synthase → MAPTGLWLIGARGSVATTAITGLLALRAGVVPPVGCVSAQQEFAYVPLPDWDEIHVGGHDITDTSLEKRAELLAESGVIPHRVLEAVRPALSEVDDQVRPGYHPATHTGTQADAARALSADLSAFAERHGLARVVVVNVSSTEPVFPPLPEHDNLETLEAAMAVPGRTVLPPSSVAAYAALRADCPFVDFTPSTGVRLPALTALADRRKVPYAGSDGKTGETLVRTTLAPMFTTRGLTVRSWAGTNLLGGGDGMTLADAEHAGSKLASKGRGLATLLGREVTAPLHIDNVPDLGEQKIAWDHVSFDGFLGARMSMQFTWTGYDSSLAAPLVLDLARFTAAAHAAGRTGALAELAFFFKDPMGSDEHRLAQQFSALVDWAGTL, encoded by the coding sequence ATGGCGCCCACAGGGTTGTGGTTGATCGGTGCCCGAGGTTCGGTCGCCACCACGGCGATCACGGGTCTGCTCGCGTTGCGGGCCGGAGTCGTTCCTCCCGTCGGCTGCGTCAGCGCGCAGCAGGAGTTCGCGTACGTCCCGTTGCCGGACTGGGACGAAATCCACGTCGGCGGACACGACATCACCGACACGAGCCTGGAGAAACGGGCCGAACTGCTCGCCGAGTCGGGAGTGATCCCGCACCGGGTGCTCGAAGCGGTACGCCCCGCTCTGTCCGAAGTGGATGACCAGGTGCGGCCGGGGTATCACCCGGCGACGCACACGGGCACCCAGGCGGACGCGGCCAGGGCACTCTCCGCCGACCTCAGCGCCTTCGCCGAACGCCACGGTCTCGCCCGGGTCGTGGTCGTCAACGTGTCGTCGACCGAGCCGGTCTTTCCGCCGTTGCCCGAGCACGACAACCTGGAGACGTTGGAAGCGGCCATGGCCGTCCCCGGTCGCACGGTGCTCCCGCCGAGTTCGGTGGCGGCCTACGCGGCACTGCGGGCCGACTGTCCCTTCGTCGACTTCACGCCGTCCACGGGCGTCCGCCTGCCCGCGCTGACGGCACTCGCCGACCGGAGGAAGGTGCCCTACGCCGGGTCGGACGGCAAGACGGGCGAGACGCTGGTCCGGACCACCCTCGCCCCGATGTTCACCACGCGCGGGCTCACGGTGCGGTCGTGGGCGGGCACGAACCTCCTCGGTGGCGGCGACGGCATGACGTTGGCCGACGCCGAGCACGCGGGCAGCAAGCTCGCCTCCAAGGGACGGGGGTTGGCGACGCTGCTCGGTCGGGAGGTCACGGCGCCGCTGCACATCGACAACGTGCCCGATCTGGGCGAGCAGAAGATCGCCTGGGACCACGTGTCGTTCGACGGCTTCCTCGGCGCGCGCATGAGCATGCAGTTCACCTGGACCGGCTACGACTCGTCGCTCGCCGCGCCGCTGGTGCTGGACCTCGCGCGGTTCACGGCGGCGGCGCACGCGGCGGGTCGGACGGGAGCTCTCGCAGAACTCGCCTTCTTCTTCAAGGACCCGATGGGAAGCGACGAACACCGCCTCGCGCAACAGTTCTCCGCGCTCGTCGACTGGGCGGGCACGCTGTGA
- a CDS encoding EboA domain-containing protein: TAVRPDADPDGLVHGTLDDRARGRLLAALSSAIDDTDTLVKEVEDLYRYGDGAERRGLLRHLHVLPTDDPHVVESGLRLVTDALRANDTGLVAAALGPFAAAHLDDHSWRHGVLKCLFTGVPTAAVADLDRRGDAELLRMVSDYAAERRAAGRSVPADAEAILASGATRDEEVAR; the protein is encoded by the coding sequence GCACCGCGGTCCGTCCGGACGCCGACCCGGACGGGCTCGTGCACGGCACCCTCGACGACCGCGCGCGCGGCCGGCTGCTCGCGGCACTGAGCTCGGCGATCGACGACACCGACACGCTCGTGAAGGAGGTCGAGGACCTCTACCGCTACGGCGACGGCGCCGAACGGCGTGGTCTGCTGCGCCATCTCCACGTGCTGCCCACCGACGACCCGCACGTCGTCGAGTCGGGTCTGCGCCTGGTCACCGACGCGTTGCGGGCCAACGACACCGGGCTCGTGGCCGCAGCGCTCGGCCCGTTCGCGGCGGCCCACCTCGACGACCACTCGTGGCGGCACGGCGTCCTGAAGTGCCTGTTCACCGGAGTTCCCACGGCCGCCGTCGCCGACCTCGACCGGCGCGGTGACGCCGAGCTGCTCCGCATGGTCTCCGACTACGCGGCCGAGAGGAGAGCCGCAGGCCGCTCCGTGCCCGCCGACGCCGAGGCGATCCTGGCCTCCGGCGCCACCCGTGACGAGGAGGTCGCCCGATGA
- a CDS encoding TatD family hydrolase yields the protein MKIFDPHIHMTSRTTDDYETMYAAGVRALVEPAFWLGQPRTNVGSFTDYFDSLIGWERFRATQFGIRHHCTIALNPKEANDPRCVEVLDVLPRYLAKDGVVAVGEVGYDSMTEAEEKVFTHQLGLAIEHELPILVHTPHRDKLSGTQRTLDVVRESGIDPAHVVVDHLNEVTVGLVAESGCWMGFSVYPDTKMDEHRMVSILKEYGTDRMLVNSAADWGRSDPLKTLHTGKAMLVAGFSQSDVDKVLWDNPVAFYGQSGKLMLDPVPGSTPTAETFEGNSVLRGARK from the coding sequence ATGAAGATCTTCGACCCGCACATCCACATGACGTCGCGTACCACCGACGACTACGAGACCATGTACGCCGCCGGCGTGCGGGCGCTCGTCGAACCCGCGTTCTGGCTCGGCCAGCCCCGCACGAACGTCGGCTCCTTCACCGACTACTTCGACAGCCTCATCGGCTGGGAGCGGTTCCGGGCCACGCAGTTCGGCATTCGCCACCACTGCACGATCGCGCTGAACCCCAAGGAGGCCAACGACCCCCGCTGCGTCGAGGTGCTCGACGTGCTGCCGCGCTACCTCGCCAAGGACGGAGTGGTGGCCGTCGGCGAGGTCGGCTACGACTCGATGACCGAGGCCGAGGAGAAGGTGTTCACCCACCAGCTCGGCCTCGCGATCGAGCACGAGCTGCCGATCCTCGTCCACACTCCCCACCGCGACAAGCTGTCGGGGACGCAGCGCACACTCGACGTCGTGCGCGAGTCGGGCATCGACCCGGCCCACGTCGTGGTGGACCACCTCAACGAGGTCACGGTCGGCCTGGTGGCCGAGTCCGGCTGCTGGATGGGCTTCTCCGTCTACCCCGACACGAAGATGGACGAGCACCGCATGGTGTCGATCCTCAAGGAGTACGGCACCGACCGGATGCTGGTGAACTCCGCCGCCGACTGGGGCCGCTCCGACCCGCTGAAGACACTGCACACCGGAAAGGCGATGCTGGTGGCGGGTTTCTCGCAATCCGATGTGGACAAGGTGTTGTGGGACAACCCCGTCGCCTTCTACGGGCAGAGCGGCAAACTGATGCTCGACCCGGTACCCGGGTCCACGCCCACGGCGGAGACTTTCGAGGGCAACTCGGTGCTGCGCGGCGCGAGGAAGTGA
- the eboE gene encoding metabolite traffic protein EboE encodes MLSYCTNVHPAQDLDGIVAQLDTYAAPVRERLGVDLLGVGLWLAADVASALAEDAGARARLAGELKARGLGVQTLNAFPYGGFHDTVVKHAVYVPQWTDPRRLRYTRDCLTVLADLLHDDADYGSISTLPLAWREPWSGADDDRAVAAFEEATAHARTLSGRLGRPLRLAVEPEPGCVLDTVADAVSWLAGRVDPEYVGVCLDTCHLAVSFADPAEEVRRIHAAGLDVVKVQASAALHVEHPSDADARTALAEFCEPRYLHQVRELSPTGEVLSADDLDEALTQLPGEGPWRVHFHVPLHARPRSPLTSTTDVLTDAVAALAASGRPLPHVEVETYTWTVLPDADRIDLAAGIADELRWARTEVAA; translated from the coding sequence GTGCTGTCCTACTGCACCAACGTGCACCCGGCACAGGACCTCGACGGCATCGTGGCCCAGCTCGACACCTACGCGGCGCCGGTGCGGGAGCGGCTGGGGGTCGACCTGCTCGGCGTGGGGCTGTGGCTCGCGGCGGACGTGGCCTCGGCGCTGGCGGAGGACGCAGGCGCCCGGGCCCGGCTCGCCGGTGAACTCAAGGCCAGGGGGCTGGGTGTGCAGACCCTCAACGCCTTCCCCTACGGCGGGTTCCACGACACCGTGGTCAAACACGCGGTGTACGTTCCTCAATGGACCGACCCGCGCAGGCTGCGCTACACCCGCGACTGCCTGACGGTGCTGGCCGACCTGCTGCACGACGACGCCGACTACGGCAGCATCTCGACCCTGCCGCTGGCGTGGCGGGAACCGTGGAGCGGGGCCGACGACGACCGGGCGGTCGCCGCGTTCGAGGAGGCCACCGCACACGCGCGCACGCTGTCCGGCCGGCTGGGCAGGCCGTTGCGGCTCGCGGTGGAACCCGAACCCGGGTGCGTGCTCGACACGGTGGCCGACGCCGTGTCGTGGCTGGCGGGCCGGGTCGACCCCGAGTACGTGGGCGTGTGCCTGGACACGTGCCACCTGGCCGTGTCGTTCGCCGATCCCGCCGAGGAGGTGCGGCGCATCCACGCCGCCGGGCTGGACGTCGTGAAGGTGCAGGCCTCGGCCGCCCTGCACGTGGAGCACCCGAGCGACGCCGACGCCCGCACGGCGCTGGCGGAGTTCTGCGAACCCCGCTACCTGCACCAGGTGCGGGAGCTGTCGCCGACGGGCGAGGTGCTCTCGGCCGACGATCTCGACGAGGCGCTGACGCAGCTACCGGGCGAGGGACCGTGGCGCGTGCACTTCCACGTGCCGTTGCATGCCCGGCCGCGGTCGCCGTTGACGTCGACGACGGACGTCCTCACCGACGCCGTGGCGGCACTCGCCGCGAGCGGTCGCCCGCTCCCGCACGTCGAGGTCGAGACCTACACGTGGACGGTACTGCCCGACGCCGACCGGATCGATCTCGCCGCGGGGATCGCCGACGAACTGCGCTGGGCCCGGACGGAGGTAGCCGCATGA
- a CDS encoding alkaline phosphatase family protein has translation MKKVLMLDVVGMTPALLRHMPNLSKVADRGWRAELGTVLPAVTCSVQSTLLTGAMPAEHGIVGNGWYFRDLGEIYLWRQHNKLVQRPKVWETARAAQPGYTAANVCWWYAMGMTTDITVTPRPIYHADGRKSPDCYVRPPHLHDALTAELGAFPLFQYWGPTASITSSKWIVEATRRILRTDNPDLTMAYVPHLDYDLQRYGPDSPQAATAARDVDAVLAPLLADAERAGTTVVALSEYGITSVDTPVDINRALRREGLLEVYTQDGMEYLDPWTSRAFAVADHQVAHVYVADEADLPRVRKIVESLTGVDEVLDREAQARYGLDHERAGEFVAVAEPRAWFTYYYWFDDDHAPDFARGVEIHRKPGYDPAELFLDPTDRFAKARAGLNLVRKKVGLRYAMNVVPTDPRWVRGSHGRLPDSPEHGPVLVCSDPVVPAAVESGGRLAATDVRHLLLQLHGIREEAHR, from the coding sequence ATGAAAAAAGTGTTGATGCTCGACGTCGTGGGGATGACACCCGCGTTGTTGCGGCACATGCCGAACCTGTCGAAGGTCGCCGACCGCGGCTGGCGGGCCGAGCTGGGCACCGTGCTGCCCGCGGTCACGTGCAGCGTGCAGTCGACCCTGCTCACCGGGGCGATGCCCGCCGAGCACGGGATCGTCGGCAACGGCTGGTACTTCCGCGACCTCGGTGAGATCTACCTGTGGCGGCAGCACAACAAGCTCGTGCAGCGACCGAAGGTGTGGGAGACCGCGAGGGCCGCGCAGCCCGGCTACACCGCCGCCAACGTGTGCTGGTGGTACGCGATGGGCATGACCACCGACATCACGGTCACCCCGCGGCCGATCTACCACGCCGACGGCAGGAAGTCGCCCGACTGCTACGTCCGTCCTCCGCACCTGCACGACGCGTTGACGGCCGAGCTGGGCGCGTTCCCGCTGTTCCAGTACTGGGGTCCCACGGCGTCGATCACCTCGTCGAAGTGGATCGTGGAGGCCACGCGGCGCATCCTGCGCACCGACAATCCCGACCTGACCATGGCCTACGTGCCGCACCTGGACTACGACCTCCAGCGGTACGGACCCGACTCGCCGCAGGCGGCCACCGCCGCACGCGACGTCGACGCGGTGCTCGCGCCCCTGCTCGCCGACGCCGAGCGGGCCGGGACCACGGTCGTGGCGCTGTCGGAGTACGGCATCACGTCCGTGGACACGCCGGTGGACATCAACCGGGCGCTGCGCCGCGAAGGGCTCCTGGAGGTCTACACCCAGGACGGCATGGAGTACCTCGACCCGTGGACGTCGCGCGCGTTCGCGGTGGCCGACCACCAGGTCGCGCACGTCTACGTCGCCGACGAGGCCGACCTGCCGCGCGTCCGCAAGATCGTCGAGAGCCTGACCGGAGTCGACGAGGTGCTCGACCGCGAGGCCCAGGCCCGGTACGGGCTCGACCACGAGCGGGCCGGTGAGTTCGTCGCGGTGGCGGAGCCGCGCGCGTGGTTCACCTACTACTACTGGTTCGACGACGACCATGCTCCCGACTTCGCGCGCGGCGTGGAGATCCACCGCAAACCCGGCTACGACCCCGCCGAGTTGTTCCTCGACCCGACCGACCGCTTCGCCAAGGCCAGGGCGGGACTCAACCTGGTGCGCAAGAAGGTCGGGCTGCGCTACGCCATGAACGTGGTGCCCACCGACCCGAGGTGGGTCCGCGGCTCGCACGGCCGCCTGCCCGACTCGCCCGAGCACGGTCCGGTGCTGGTGTGCTCGGACCCGGTCGTGCCTGCCGCCGTGGAGTCCGGTGGGCGCCTGGCCGCCACCGACGTACGTCACCTGCTCCTGCAACTGCACGGAATCCGAGAGGAAGCTCACCGATGA